The Dioscorea cayenensis subsp. rotundata cultivar TDr96_F1 chromosome 19, TDr96_F1_v2_PseudoChromosome.rev07_lg8_w22 25.fasta, whole genome shotgun sequence genome includes a window with the following:
- the LOC120249899 gene encoding pentatricopeptide repeat-containing protein At4g19440, chloroplastic-like → MRPPLPLRPHRRRLFSSAVLRPSPPPPDESHILRRNLLRLLTRSPLDEELCHATLSRLSPRDLDRHLLDLRPSINPRHALRLFSFASDRLNFPFTPLSFSLLLHSLLHARLRAPARLLVIRLLDPLRSSTLLHSLPELIHSLADSSPDDSSISAALDVLLHVCCTQYPPDHGLPIAVSSFRILVDRGLCPSLRSCNFLISSLAKARKHRDARWVFDEMRRFLSPDVFSYTPLIDVLCKGGRVEEAVALFAEMESSGISPTVVTYNALFDGLCKHGMVDEALRLKQRMTVEPSVVTFNVLINGLVKLDRFGEADCLLDEMKQRKIPPNEFVYNTLIDGHCSFGRYVEALRLRDEMVRKGMEPNQVTYNLLVKGLCNAGQVERAEQLLELMLMNGIVVNESVFNSVISLIARTGSRLDSSVRFIKEMFLRDFKPESSLLPSLILGLCKNGKHQEAMGIWLKMVEKGFHVEVVASNALIHGLCELRKVEEAVALLETILVKGMAVNRVTFSTLILGCCKEGKIEEGLRLLGQMVKGAIEPDIYIYNNLLHGLCDSGKMEEAIGLWNELKSKALVPDLFTFSSIIDGYCKSKEVDKAKTFFKELDNWGLEPNAVIYNSLVSGCCESSNMEEASNLIAEMKGKGVSPTVVTYTALIHGFCNDGCIEEARNVFNKLKEDGFQLDVVCYTTMIDGYCKLGQMDQAKKLFEEMRASSIAPNKITYTVLMHGYCKLGNIKETSRLLDAMVDSGIVPDIVTYNTLIFGFCKDGKMEDAFKICDLMSQRGLALDEVSYTILVDGLTSSGCEKEAKCISEGIIQYGIGPRIAKTS, encoded by the coding sequence ATGAGACCACCCCTCCCCCTCCGTCCCCACCGCCGCCGCCTCTTCTCGTCCGCCGTCCTCCGCCCTTCCCCTCCGCCGCCGGACGAATCTCATATCCTCCGCCGCAACCTCCTCCGCCTCCTCACCCGCTCGCCGCTTGACGAGGAGCTCTGCCACGCCACCTTATCACGCCTCTCCCCCCGTGATCTCGACCGCCACCTCCTCGACCTTCGCCCCTCCATCAACCCTCGCCACGCTCTCCGCCTCTTCTCCTTCGCCTCCGACCGCCTCAACTTTCCCTTCACCCCTCTCTCCTTCTCCCTCCTCCTCCACTCTCTCCTCCACGCCCGCCTCCGCGCCCCCGCCCGCCTCCTCGTCATCCGCCTTCTTGATCCCCTACGCTCCTCCACGCTCCTCCACTCTCTTCCGGAGCTCATACACTCCCTCGCCGACTCCTCCCCTGACGACTCCTCCATCTCCGCCGCCCTCGATGTCCTCCTTCACGTCTGCTGCACTCAATATCCACCCGATCACGGCCTCCCCATCGCCGTCTCCTCTTTTCGCATCCTCGTCGATCGTGGCCTCTGTCCCTCCCTCCGTTCCTGCAACTTCCTTATCTCGTCTCTCGCCAAAGCGCGCAAGCACCGTGATGCCCGATGGGTGTTCGATGAAATGCGCCGGTTTTTATCCCCAGATGTGTTCTCTTACACGCCTCTCATTGATGTTCTTTGCAAGGGTGGGAGGGTTGAAGAAGCAGTCGCACTATTTGCGGAGATGGAGAGCTCGGGGATATCTCCGACGGTTGTCACTTACAATGCGCTCTTTGACGGGCTCTGCAAGCATGGGATGGTAGACGAGGCTTTGAGGTTGAAACAGAGGATGACTGTGGAACCCAGCGTTGTGACTTTCAATGTGTTGATCAATGGATTGGTGAAATTGGATCGGTTTGGAGAAGCAGATTGTTTGCTGGATGAAATGAAGCAGAGGAAGATACCACCAAATGAGTTTGTATATAATACGTTGATTGACGGGCATTGTAGCTTTGGCAGGTATGTAGAGGCATTGAGGTTGCGGGACGAGATGGTGAGGAAAGGTATGGAACCAAATCAGGTCACATATAATTTGCTTGTGAAAGGTTTGTGTAATGCAGGGCAAGTGGAGCGGGCAGAGCAGCTCTTGGAGTTGATGTTGATGAATGGGATTGTAGTTAATGAGAGTGTCTTTAATTCAgttatttctttaattgctAGGACTGGGTCGAGATTGGATTCTTCAGTTCGGTTCATTAAGGAGATGTTTTTGAGGGACTTCAAACCAGAGAGTTCTCTTCTGCCCTCATTGATTCTTGGTTTGTGTAAAAATGGTAAGCATCAGGAGGCAATGGGAATTTGGTTGAAGATGGTGGAGAAAGGTTTCCATGTGGAGGTAGTTGCTTCGAATGCTCTCATCCATGGCCTTTGTGAGTTGAGGAAGGTGGAGGAAGCAGTAGCACTTCTTGAGACAATTCTTGTCAAGGGAATGGCAGTGAATAGAGTTACCTTTAGCACATTGATATTGGGGTGTTGCAAAGAAGGGAAAATAGAAGAAGGACTTAGGCTTCTTGGACAAATGGTTAAAGGAGCCATAGAACCtgatatttacatatataacaATCTTTTACATGGATTGTGCGATTCAGGCAAGATGGAAGAGGCCATTGGGCTTTGGAATGAGTTGAAGTCTAAGGCTTTGGTTCCAGATCTTTTTACTTTTAGCTCCATAATTGATGGTTATTGTAAATCAAAGGAAGTTGATAAAGCTAAGACATTCTTCAAGGAGTTGGATAATTGGGGATTAGAGCCAAATGCTGTCATTTATAATTCTCTTGTTTCTGGTTGTTGTGAGAGTAGTAATATGGAGGAAGCTTCTAATTTAATTGCTGAAATGAAAGGCAAAGGTGTTTCTCCGACTGTGGTCACATATACTGCTCTTATCCATGGGTTTTGCAACGATGGTTGCATAGAAGAGGCTAGAAATgtcttcaacaaattgaaagagGATGGTTTCCAACTAGATGTTGTATGTTACACTACAATGATTGACGGATATTGTAAGTTAGGTCAAATGGACCAAGCAAAGAAACTGTTTGAGGAAATGCGTGCTAGCAGCATTGCACCTAATAAGATAACTTACACTGTGTTAATGCATGGCTACTGTAAGTTGGGCAACATTAAAGAAACATCAAGACTTCTTGATGCAATGGTTGATAGTGGTATTGTACCTGATATTGTTACATACAACACATTAATATTTGGGTTCTGTAAGGATGGGAAAATGGAGGATGCATTTAAGATATGTGATCTGATGTCACAGAGAGGTTTGGCTTTGGATGAGGTTTCGTATACTATTTTGGTTGATGGATTGACCAGTTCTGGTTGTGAAAAGGAAGCTAAATGTATATCTGAAGGCATTATTCAGTATGGCATTGGACCTCGGATTGCTAAAACATCCTAG